A region from the Nonlabens sp. YIK11 genome encodes:
- a CDS encoding MFS transporter codes for MFQKAKLSFWQIWTMNFGFFGIQFSFGLQQSNMSAIYKYLGAEESEIPILWLAGPVTGLILQPIIGAISDGTWSPRFGRRKPFFLIGAICASVALLFMPYSPSIWIAASLLWILDAGNNIAMEPYRAFVSDILPKKQHSLGFLMQSFFTGLGTTLANFTPAILISIGFFALTDTMDNGIPVATYWAFFIGAFASIASILVSVYTTKEYPPTPEELAAIKAEKEHGNILTRTWKDIVTAFKEMPLTMKQLIPVKFFTWYAMFCYWQYLTSAMSLSFFGTLDTDTAGFKEAQVLTGQVNGSYNIVCFMVAFALVPLAYKIGAKGVHFFALILGGIGVFCIPYLSVTEVLFSIPNPFGSGATPIYTLYLATVGLGIAWASMLAMPYQLLAGSIPKEKTGVYMGIFNMFIVIPMIIQILTMQGFVYELLGSNPINVIKMAGVFLGLAAVFTLFIKVKRKNQVVQ; via the coding sequence ATGTTTCAAAAAGCTAAACTAAGTTTCTGGCAAATCTGGACCATGAATTTTGGGTTCTTCGGGATTCAATTCAGCTTTGGGTTGCAACAAAGTAACATGAGCGCCATTTATAAATATTTAGGCGCTGAGGAAAGTGAGATTCCTATTTTGTGGCTTGCTGGCCCTGTGACTGGATTGATTTTGCAACCTATCATTGGTGCCATAAGTGATGGTACCTGGTCGCCACGATTTGGTCGTCGCAAGCCTTTCTTTTTGATAGGTGCGATCTGTGCCAGTGTAGCGCTTTTATTTATGCCCTACTCGCCTTCCATCTGGATTGCGGCAAGTTTGTTATGGATACTTGATGCTGGAAACAATATAGCCATGGAACCTTACCGTGCTTTTGTTTCTGATATCTTACCTAAAAAGCAACATTCTCTTGGATTTTTGATGCAGAGCTTTTTTACGGGCTTGGGTACAACTTTAGCCAATTTCACTCCAGCTATCTTAATCTCCATAGGCTTCTTTGCTTTGACAGATACCATGGATAACGGTATACCAGTAGCGACGTACTGGGCTTTCTTTATTGGCGCCTTTGCCTCCATTGCCAGTATTCTGGTATCGGTTTACACTACTAAGGAATACCCGCCAACTCCAGAAGAGCTCGCTGCCATCAAAGCCGAAAAAGAACACGGCAATATCCTGACAAGAACCTGGAAGGATATCGTCACGGCCTTTAAAGAAATGCCACTTACCATGAAGCAATTGATACCGGTAAAATTCTTTACCTGGTACGCTATGTTTTGCTATTGGCAGTACTTGACCTCTGCGATGTCTTTATCCTTTTTTGGAACGTTAGATACCGATACGGCAGGTTTTAAAGAAGCCCAAGTACTGACAGGTCAAGTGAACGGCTCCTATAACATCGTTTGTTTTATGGTGGCCTTTGCGTTAGTACCATTAGCCTATAAAATTGGAGCAAAAGGAGTTCATTTCTTTGCTTTGATCCTAGGTGGTATAGGTGTGTTTTGTATTCCATACTTAAGCGTTACAGAAGTTTTGTTCTCGATCCCTAATCCATTTGGTAGTGGTGCAACGCCTATTTATACCTTGTATCTGGCAACCGTAGGCCTAGGTATCGCATGGGCATCCATGCTGGCAATGCCGTATCAATTACTAGCTGGATCCATCCCAAAAGAAAAAACAGGAGTCTACATGGGTATTTTCAACATGTTCATCGTGATCCCTATGATCATCCAGATTTTGACCATGCAGGGATTTGTCTATGAATTGTTGGGTAGCAACCCTATTAACGTTATTAAGATGGCAGGTGTGTTCCTGGGACTGGCAGCGGTATTTACCCTATTTATCAAAGTAAAACGCAAGAATCAAGTAGTTCAATAA
- a CDS encoding glycoside hydrolase 100 family protein, which yields MEITQDPSSLLAAARSDRGFLASASDISNYKRIWARDGVICGLAALLDGDDSLIATFKSTLETLASHQHELGHIPSNVHFKENGSSEVSFGGLAGRVDTISWFIIGVCNYASHTGERDFFKQMLPKIHKGLQLLKAWEFNNNHLIYVPRSGNWADEYITEGHIFYDQVLRLWALRCVHSLEPSSVLEEQISTITTILEGNYTAGNFEHPFHPRAYKSLEDKPYWMASINPSGYQTMFDALGNSIALLLGLGSVRFRESVITYSEQLRSTLPLNLLPAFWEPIQEGDKDWELLTDNCKYEFRNYAYEFHNGGTWQMVNGFYGMALAGQHKDKSQEILAHIKQLNSAEDYGYYENFNTQTTAAIGIKYCTWSAAGEILLREYINGKRLLS from the coding sequence ATGGAAATCACTCAAGATCCATCAAGTCTTTTGGCTGCTGCACGATCAGATCGCGGTTTTCTCGCCAGCGCTTCAGATATTTCCAACTACAAGCGCATCTGGGCTAGAGACGGCGTTATTTGTGGACTTGCCGCATTGCTGGATGGTGACGACTCGTTGATCGCGACCTTTAAGTCTACGCTAGAAACCCTAGCCAGCCATCAGCATGAATTGGGTCACATACCTTCAAACGTCCACTTCAAAGAAAACGGATCTAGTGAAGTTAGCTTTGGCGGTCTTGCCGGCCGTGTTGACACCATTTCTTGGTTTATTATAGGAGTTTGCAATTATGCATCACATACCGGTGAAAGGGACTTTTTCAAACAAATGCTTCCCAAAATCCATAAAGGACTCCAGCTACTCAAGGCTTGGGAATTCAACAACAACCATTTGATCTACGTTCCCAGATCAGGAAACTGGGCAGACGAATATATTACGGAAGGTCACATCTTCTACGATCAAGTATTGCGACTTTGGGCCTTACGCTGCGTACACAGTTTAGAACCTTCAAGTGTCTTGGAAGAACAAATTAGTACCATCACTACGATACTGGAAGGCAACTATACCGCAGGTAATTTTGAGCATCCGTTTCATCCTAGGGCCTATAAATCACTGGAAGACAAGCCTTATTGGATGGCTTCGATCAATCCATCGGGTTATCAGACCATGTTTGACGCCTTGGGAAATTCCATTGCTTTGTTACTGGGATTGGGTTCAGTTCGCTTTCGCGAAAGCGTCATTACCTACTCAGAACAGCTGCGCTCTACTTTACCGCTTAACTTATTACCTGCTTTTTGGGAGCCTATCCAGGAAGGCGACAAGGATTGGGAATTATTGACGGACAATTGCAAGTATGAATTCCGCAACTATGCCTATGAATTCCATAATGGTGGCACCTGGCAAATGGTCAACGGCTTTTATGGAATGGCACTGGCCGGACAGCATAAAGACAAGAGCCAAGAAATCCTAGCCCACATAAAACAACTGAACAGCGCCGAGGATTACGGCTATTACGAAAACTTCAATACGCAGACCACAGCCGCCATAGGAATCAAATATTGCACCTGGAGCGCTGCTGGAGAGATTCTCTTGAGGGAATACATTAACGGTAAAAGACTGCTATCCTGA
- a CDS encoding glutaredoxin family protein — MKSLFVLLFLFTRALAFSQTETSTQQETQLIVYGIDDCHYCHDSRALLDKNKVEYTFYDVDTNVAKRKEMIEGLKAASIDLKNLNMPVIKKSGRYLINDGDFDQFLEKLIPFTKDHVSKS; from the coding sequence ATGAAATCCCTTTTTGTCTTACTCTTCTTGTTCACCAGGGCGCTTGCGTTCTCACAAACCGAAACGTCAACGCAGCAAGAAACCCAGCTCATCGTTTATGGAATAGACGACTGTCATTACTGTCACGATTCAAGAGCTCTTTTGGACAAAAACAAAGTGGAATACACGTTTTATGATGTGGATACGAATGTTGCCAAAAGAAAGGAAATGATCGAAGGTTTGAAGGCAGCGTCCATTGACCTAAAAAACTTAAACATGCCAGTGATCAAAAAATCTGGCAGATACCTCATCAATGACGGTGATTTTGACCAATTTCTTGAAAAATTAATCCCTTTTACAAAAGATCATGTTTCAAAAAGCTAA